The Nicotiana tabacum cultivar K326 chromosome 14, ASM71507v2, whole genome shotgun sequence genome contains a region encoding:
- the LOC107800139 gene encoding uncharacterized protein LOC107800139 has protein sequence MGIIKDGSVSGILPTNKVFVVHYPAYTSSMERAVETLGGIQGIVKARTSQSNKLELYFRPEDPYSHPAFGELKHSNNFLLKISKTKVRDVDSSCGISRQSSISPVNWEQENSHSLTAQKVNESRCLMTTTNFQEHLSANIVSHVAEAYHFNGMVDYQHVLAVHADVARRKKRQWADVEPKFEKGGLMDVDQEDLMILLPHLFSLKDMPVNIVLKCCASLSSKKKQDELDWQNWEREMEMERNLGIDFNIKEVPKPVDWEKIILQGSDDWRWQKVVYELFEERQIWAKESLPERLRDGGLEVGESKLKKLLVRVAYYFLNGPFRRFWIKKGYDPRKDPESRVYQNIDFRVHNPKLRSYCESQLSSGLKHRWDDICAFRVFPYKCQMSLQLCELKDDYIQQEIRKPSNQETCDSTTGWFSSHILDCLRLCIAVRFMSVCPHPDADSLLKSFSTRFEKSKRICNYMKVARPEEQEKVNKEAENNKVDEQAENYEIDEPDDSEDDEDEFEDDDVEDEMDAYESLDLVGQEGDVSLHDDPQTNHDNVSRDYLQELFGNFPFSTAGVDEVQDDQSLGEYQIYDQYIDGSYSEDDDY, from the coding sequence ATGGGGATTATAAAAGATGGTTCAGTATCAGGAATATTACCCACTAACAAGGTCTTTGTTGTACATTACCCTGCTTACACTTCTTCAATGGAACGCGCTGTTGAGACTCTTGGCGGCATTCAAGGCATTGTCAAGGCTCGTACTTCACAGTCAAATAAGTTGGAGCTCTATTTCCGTCCAGAAGATCCTTATTCACACCCTGCCTTCGGGGAGCTTAAGCATAGCAATAATTTCTTGCTGAAAATTTCCAAGACTAAAGTAAGGGATGTCGATAGTAGTTGTGGGATATCGAGACAATCTTCAATAAGTCCTGTTAACTGGGAACAAGAAAATTCACATTCATTAACTGCACAAAAGGTGAATGAGTCTAGATGTTTGATGACAACTACTAATTTCCAGGAGCATCTCTCGGCTAATATTGTTTCTCATGTTGCTGAAGCTTATCATTTTAATGGAATGGTAGACTATCAGCATGTTCTTGCTGTTCATGCTGATGTtgcaagaagaaaaaagagacagTGGGCAGATGTGGAACCTAAATTTGAGAAGGGAGGTCTTATGGATGTCGATCAGGAGGATTTGATGATTTTACTACCTCATCTGTTCTCCTTAAAAGATATGCCTGTAAATattgtattaaaatgttgtgcAAGTTTGAGCTCGAAAAAAAAACAGGACGAACTTGACTGGCAAAATTGGGAGAGGGAGATGGAGATGGAGCGGAATCTTGGCATTGATTTTAATATCAAAGAGGTTCCTAAACCTGTGGATTGGGAAAAGATCATACTTCAGGGCTCAGATGATTGGAGATGGCAGAAAGTGGTATATGAGCTGTTTGAAGAGCGTCAAATATGGGCCAAAGAGTCATTACCTGAGCGCTTGCGTGATGGGGGTCTGGaggttggagagagcaagctcaAAAAGCTTCTTGTTAGAGTTGCATATTACTTTTTGAATGGGCCTTTCCGTAGATTTTGGATAAAAAAAGGGTATGATCCTCGGAAGGATCCTGAATCTCGCGTATACCAGAATATTGATTTCCGAGTACACAACCCTAAATTACGAAGCTACTGTGAGAGCCAATTATCATCTGGATTGAAACATAGATGGGATGATATATGTGCCTTCCGAGTTTTTCCGTATAAATGTCAGATGTCATTGCAGCTTTGTGAACTCAAGGACGACTACATTCAACAAGAAATCAGGAAACCCTCAAATCAAGAAACTTGCGATAGTACAACAGGATGGTTCTCCTCTCATATACTTGATTGCTTGAGGCTGTGCATTGCTGTGAGATTTATGTCAGTATGCCCTCATCCTGATGCAGACTCTTTACTAAAATCTTTCTCTACCcgttttgaaaagtcaaagagaaTTTGCAATTATATGAAAGTTGCAAGACCTGAAGAGCAAGAGAAAGTCAATAAAGAAGCAGAAAACAATAAAGTCGATGAACAAGCAGAAAACTATGAAATTGACGAACCTGATGATTCAGAAGATGATGAAGATGAGTTTGAGGATGATGATGTTGAAGATGAGATGGATGCATACGAATCTCTTGACCTTGTTGGCCAGGAAGGGGATGTCTCTCTGCATGATGATCCACAAACAAACCATGATAACGTTTCTAGAGATTACTTGCAAGAGCTATTTGGTAATTTTCCATTCAGTACAGCGGGGGTGGATGAAGTGCAAGATGATCAGAGTCTTGGAGAATATCAGATATATGACCAATACATCGATGGCTCTTATTCTGAAGATGATGACTACTAA